From a region of the Mycobacteroides saopaulense genome:
- a CDS encoding 4-hydroxyphenylacetate 3-hydroxylase family protein yields MTASIEATRHRAGPTSPVTGTTPRGLQTSTRYLSELDDGRAVWLNGERIANVAEHPAFAEAAQELGRLFDLQHSPELSDLLTVEEQGRRIPTAYQLPTTIEHLRAKRRNADVWMHESWGLHGRSPAFMSTIGVGLYDFRNRLATNRPEFGVNAENYYRHLADNDLVLAHALGDPQIDRSATPLDDEDLALHVVSENSDGIVVRGAKQLTTLAPYAHEVLVYLSASFANRGAERFVVWFGIPVATEGLTVLSREPLGHGDFGHAHPFGKRFDEQDSMLFFDDVFVPWERVLLLRDGQLAREGLGRINAWSQYVGQVRFRERLQSLLSVGIVLAESIGVEGFRNIQEDLGELASYVEILEHFIDAGEATAHPTDGGLLAPGATPAAAIWAAQIAPRCTEIVRRIGSAGILMQPTEADLSSPLRPFLDRYMRGKTLPVEDKSRLFRLAWDLTADSFGSRQDLYEFVHRGDITRNRINLLRRHQDSRHVQRVRDVIKNPLEPSITTRGQRRDETKGTP; encoded by the coding sequence ATGACAGCGAGTATCGAAGCAACCCGTCACCGGGCCGGACCGACCAGCCCCGTCACCGGGACAACACCCCGTGGCCTACAGACGTCCACGCGCTACCTGAGCGAGCTGGACGACGGGCGCGCCGTGTGGCTCAACGGGGAGAGGATCGCCAACGTCGCCGAACATCCTGCGTTCGCCGAGGCAGCGCAGGAATTGGGCCGCCTCTTCGACCTACAGCATTCACCGGAACTGAGCGACCTGCTCACCGTCGAAGAGCAAGGTAGGCGCATTCCGACCGCCTACCAGTTGCCGACCACGATCGAGCACCTGCGGGCCAAGCGTCGGAACGCCGATGTGTGGATGCACGAAAGCTGGGGTCTACACGGTAGGTCGCCGGCCTTCATGTCGACCATCGGTGTGGGTCTGTACGACTTCCGGAATCGGCTGGCGACGAACAGACCGGAATTCGGGGTCAATGCCGAGAACTACTACCGGCATCTGGCGGACAACGACCTGGTCCTGGCACACGCGCTGGGCGATCCACAGATCGACCGCAGCGCCACCCCGCTAGACGACGAGGATCTTGCGTTGCACGTCGTATCGGAGAACTCGGACGGGATCGTGGTGCGCGGCGCCAAGCAGCTCACCACGTTGGCCCCGTACGCACACGAAGTCCTTGTATATCTATCGGCTTCCTTTGCCAACAGAGGAGCCGAACGGTTCGTCGTCTGGTTCGGAATCCCGGTGGCCACCGAGGGGTTGACGGTTCTCAGTCGAGAGCCGTTGGGCCATGGGGATTTCGGACACGCTCACCCATTCGGCAAGCGATTCGACGAACAAGACTCCATGCTGTTCTTCGACGACGTGTTCGTGCCTTGGGAGCGCGTGCTGCTGCTGCGGGACGGACAACTCGCCAGGGAAGGGCTCGGGCGTATCAACGCCTGGAGCCAATACGTCGGCCAGGTCAGATTTCGCGAGCGGCTGCAGTCTCTGCTGTCGGTGGGCATCGTCCTCGCCGAATCGATTGGTGTGGAAGGATTTCGCAACATCCAGGAAGACCTCGGCGAACTGGCCAGCTATGTCGAGATCCTCGAACATTTCATCGATGCGGGCGAGGCCACCGCGCACCCGACCGACGGCGGGCTACTAGCGCCCGGGGCGACACCGGCCGCTGCGATCTGGGCCGCGCAGATCGCGCCGCGATGCACCGAAATCGTACGGCGGATCGGTTCGGCGGGAATCCTGATGCAACCCACCGAAGCCGATCTTTCCTCTCCGCTGCGGCCGTTCCTAGACCGTTACATGCGCGGCAAGACCCTTCCCGTCGAGGACAAGTCCCGACTGTTCCGACTGGCATGGGACCTGACGGCTGACAGCTTCGGCTCGCGCCAGGACCTCTACGAGTTCGTACACCGTGGCGACATCACCAGAAATCGCATCAACCTCCTTCGGCGCCACCAGGATTCGCGTCATGTTCAGCGAGTGCGGGACGTCATCAAGAACCCGTTGGAGCCCTCCATCACGACACGGGGCCAGCGCCGGGACGAGACGAAAGGTACTCCATGA
- the aroF gene encoding 3-deoxy-7-phosphoheptulonate synthase — MIIELAPGTDEASAARIADALHNAGFHPWRGGAQGSIVLHPAPKADRVHDLLAFDGVTGVIATPGKLRRTDRRYRPQGTVVPVADQTFIGGTNFVIAAGPCAVESCQQVGKTAEAVRLGGANILRGGAYKPRTSPFSFQGLGREGLRLLEIARAQTGLPVVTEVVDAADVDAVAASADIAQVGARNMQNFELLKALGRTQVPVLLKRGMSATIEEWLLAAEYLLDGGNPNVVLCERGIRTFEPSTRFTLDVSAVAVVKQLSHLPVIVDPSHAAGRVDLVSPLAKAAAAAGADGIIVDVHVDPQSASCDADQALLPAQFAELVTELAPVLEALGRPLATAHPDEPSLVEAGARHGRFTVPEEAAS, encoded by the coding sequence ATGATCATCGAGCTTGCGCCAGGCACTGACGAAGCATCGGCGGCGCGGATCGCCGACGCACTGCACAATGCCGGCTTTCACCCTTGGCGCGGCGGTGCACAGGGCAGCATCGTGTTGCATCCCGCTCCGAAGGCCGACCGCGTGCACGATCTGCTGGCGTTCGACGGGGTCACCGGGGTGATCGCCACACCGGGGAAACTTCGCCGGACCGACCGGCGGTACCGCCCTCAAGGCACGGTGGTACCCGTTGCCGACCAAACCTTCATCGGCGGAACGAATTTCGTCATCGCTGCGGGGCCGTGCGCCGTCGAATCCTGCCAGCAAGTGGGCAAAACCGCCGAAGCCGTCCGCCTCGGCGGAGCCAACATCTTGCGCGGCGGCGCCTACAAGCCGCGGACCTCGCCGTTCAGTTTCCAAGGCCTGGGGCGGGAAGGTCTACGGCTCCTGGAGATCGCTCGGGCACAGACCGGGCTACCTGTAGTCACCGAGGTTGTCGACGCCGCCGACGTTGATGCCGTAGCGGCAAGCGCCGACATCGCACAGGTCGGCGCACGAAACATGCAGAACTTCGAACTACTCAAGGCTCTGGGGCGCACTCAGGTGCCCGTGCTCCTCAAACGGGGCATGTCCGCGACGATCGAGGAATGGCTATTGGCAGCCGAGTATCTGCTGGACGGAGGCAATCCGAATGTTGTTCTGTGCGAACGCGGTATCCGCACCTTCGAACCCTCAACCAGGTTCACACTAGATGTCAGTGCGGTAGCTGTGGTCAAACAGCTCAGCCATCTACCCGTCATCGTGGATCCAAGCCACGCGGCGGGCCGAGTGGACTTGGTCTCTCCCCTGGCAAAGGCAGCAGCAGCGGCCGGCGCCGACGGCATCATCGTGGATGTCCATGTCGATCCGCAATCGGCCTCGTGCGACGCGGATCAAGCACTGTTGCCCGCCCAATTCGCGGAACTGGTAACCGAACTCGCCCCTGTCCTGGAGGCATTGGGCCGTCCACTGGCCACCGCGCACCCCGATGAGCCGTCTCTGGTGGAGGCCGGTGCCCGGCACGGGCGCTTCACCGTTCCCGAAGAGGCGGCGTCATGA
- a CDS encoding flavin reductase family protein gives MPVDQEDGFRLAARCLASSVAVVSVTDGGKVLAKTVSSFTTVSLLPQLVSVWVGSRSPIAHAAAMADTFTVSILEAGQEDISVALSRPGSGARGTEAMGIATTAVPSGAVAITGCLSWFDCRVHDLVEGGDHTMLIGQVTATGRREGNPLLYHDGRYRTLGTSTPERRI, from the coding sequence GTGCCTGTCGATCAGGAGGACGGGTTCCGCCTGGCCGCGCGCTGCCTTGCGAGCAGCGTCGCGGTGGTCTCCGTGACCGACGGCGGCAAGGTACTGGCGAAAACGGTGTCGTCGTTCACCACCGTCTCCCTGCTACCGCAGCTCGTCTCGGTCTGGGTGGGTAGCCGGTCGCCCATCGCTCACGCGGCCGCGATGGCCGACACATTCACCGTCAGCATCCTCGAGGCAGGCCAGGAAGACATCTCGGTCGCCCTGTCGCGGCCGGGATCCGGCGCACGTGGCACCGAAGCCATGGGCATCGCCACCACCGCGGTGCCGTCGGGAGCCGTGGCCATCACCGGCTGTCTGAGCTGGTTCGACTGCCGCGTACACGATCTCGTGGAAGGCGGAGACCACACGATGCTCATCGGACAGGTGACCGCCACCGGCAGACGTGAGGGAAATCCGCTCCTGTACCACGACGGCCGCTACCGGACGTTGGGCACATCCACACCAGAGCGCCGAATCTGA
- a CDS encoding AfsR/SARP family transcriptional regulator — MSTEGIGMNEGRHTVRVGVSVLGPLAVTVHGPSGLVTVPITAAKHRSLLAALVTAKGRAASFAAIAEHLWGDEPPRNARSAIHVHVARLRRVLDTAAHGAGAVIVSATHGYRLDVAEDDIDIGQVRKLVARADSARLQSDVRQESEHLAAALALWRGVPFQDVESDAIAHAEAIRYDEYRTTLVERAFGVALDLGGHAAVIGELRAEHRAHPLRERLAEQLMLASYRCGRQAEALEVYQGLVRRLSEDLGIDPGERAQQLFAQILAQDPALDLIAVRDQSDPSHDGVADAYCTLPRSRARLFGRDDEFVALAGYLAVERPDVTVVTGPPGSGKTALAVSAALASVDRYPDGQWFIQARDGGPGALARELLVHAGLGPNAIPDEQSARCALVRRILARKTILLVIDDVTALGDVASLLPGSGNSAVVLTSRSALPELSAEHEVNLVRLGSLAPQAASKILAEALSDSDSTPGAGELDEIAELCGYNPASLHAVAAGIRGRPARHRAAVVAELRDGRVPGVGELELGRLSEAAREIVYAMSLVAGGHFVRESVAALVGFTASETARSLDELTHSHMITEFEDGTMALSRGIATQLAARPLAAGYERALDRLAGWYLEGPDYPSRSFSLRHRLTMLALVHPGSGLNARRRLALSAFALSKFDIAGGDPDLHAVAAHGASAARELGDHIQFTRFADVTRRLRGGAPTAGALWLPNQDSAAARADADREALEGHLQRALHLAEEVENSDRIANLYAYQSDNLARIGHALVGLNRLNEASVVHHRALRVAKENHNPYALAMAHLNLSTVLLLEEEFVTSRQHAATAVGMFHELDEPAGEARASVALGDVLRATRLLEESEAQHKHALDIAEDLSDVRIEVEAMIGLALTYRYLNDPKRALAHGAESTQRASQAGLRVLEGRALGVHAVNHLFAGSPRRSRALIRAAVEIHDDTGQELERQCALRWMSIAESGAHGQ; from the coding sequence GTGTCGACAGAAGGCATCGGCATGAACGAAGGACGGCACACAGTGCGGGTGGGTGTTTCGGTGCTGGGGCCGTTGGCCGTCACCGTGCACGGCCCGAGTGGGCTGGTCACGGTGCCGATCACGGCCGCCAAGCACCGGTCATTGCTGGCGGCACTGGTGACGGCCAAAGGACGGGCCGCCTCATTCGCGGCGATCGCCGAGCACCTCTGGGGGGATGAGCCGCCGCGGAACGCGCGTTCGGCCATCCATGTGCACGTGGCACGGTTGCGCCGCGTGCTGGACACCGCCGCACATGGTGCCGGAGCGGTCATTGTTTCCGCCACTCATGGCTACCGCCTGGACGTGGCCGAAGATGACATCGATATCGGGCAGGTTCGGAAACTTGTCGCCCGCGCAGATTCGGCACGTCTGCAATCGGATGTGCGTCAGGAGAGCGAGCACTTGGCTGCCGCGCTCGCACTGTGGCGTGGTGTGCCGTTTCAGGATGTGGAGTCGGACGCTATCGCCCATGCGGAGGCGATCAGATACGACGAATACCGGACCACGCTGGTGGAGCGGGCGTTCGGAGTGGCTCTGGATCTCGGCGGACACGCCGCCGTGATCGGCGAGTTGCGCGCGGAACATCGTGCGCATCCCTTGCGTGAACGCCTTGCCGAACAGCTGATGCTTGCCTCGTATCGCTGCGGTAGACAGGCCGAGGCCCTCGAGGTGTATCAGGGGCTCGTACGACGGTTGTCCGAAGACCTGGGCATCGATCCCGGTGAGCGGGCACAACAGTTGTTCGCACAGATCCTGGCTCAGGACCCCGCATTGGACCTGATCGCGGTACGCGATCAGAGCGACCCGTCGCACGATGGGGTGGCGGATGCCTATTGCACGCTGCCGCGCTCCCGGGCGCGGCTTTTCGGTCGTGACGACGAGTTCGTAGCCCTGGCTGGCTATCTCGCGGTCGAGCGCCCCGATGTCACGGTGGTGACTGGACCGCCGGGCAGCGGGAAGACCGCGTTGGCCGTGTCTGCGGCGTTGGCGAGTGTGGACAGATATCCCGACGGTCAATGGTTCATACAGGCCCGCGATGGCGGCCCCGGAGCACTGGCGCGCGAACTGCTTGTGCATGCGGGCTTGGGGCCCAACGCAATTCCAGACGAGCAGTCCGCGCGGTGCGCACTGGTGCGGCGTATCTTGGCACGCAAGACGATCTTGCTTGTCATTGACGATGTCACCGCATTGGGTGACGTGGCGTCGTTGCTGCCAGGATCCGGAAATTCGGCGGTGGTCCTTACGAGCAGATCCGCGCTGCCGGAGCTGTCGGCGGAGCACGAGGTAAACCTGGTCAGATTGGGCTCTCTCGCCCCGCAGGCTGCAAGCAAGATACTTGCCGAGGCACTTTCAGATTCTGATTCCACCCCAGGCGCCGGTGAACTTGATGAGATCGCGGAGCTGTGTGGCTACAACCCAGCCTCGTTGCATGCCGTTGCCGCGGGTATCAGAGGTCGCCCGGCCCGGCATCGTGCCGCCGTTGTCGCGGAGCTGCGCGACGGCCGTGTCCCGGGAGTTGGTGAGCTCGAGCTGGGGCGGCTCAGTGAAGCGGCCCGTGAGATTGTGTACGCGATGAGCCTGGTAGCCGGAGGCCACTTTGTACGCGAATCCGTTGCAGCCCTTGTCGGATTCACGGCATCCGAGACCGCGCGGTCGCTCGACGAACTCACGCATTCTCACATGATCACCGAATTCGAAGACGGCACGATGGCGTTGTCACGCGGAATCGCCACACAATTGGCGGCTCGCCCGCTGGCGGCCGGATACGAGCGGGCGCTGGACCGGCTCGCCGGTTGGTATCTGGAGGGTCCCGATTACCCCTCGCGTTCCTTCAGCTTGCGCCACAGGCTCACGATGCTGGCACTGGTACATCCGGGGTCGGGGTTGAACGCGCGGCGGCGTCTCGCGTTGTCGGCCTTCGCGCTCAGCAAGTTCGATATAGCGGGTGGAGACCCTGACCTGCATGCCGTTGCTGCGCACGGGGCATCGGCGGCGCGCGAGCTTGGCGACCATATTCAATTCACTCGGTTCGCCGATGTGACGCGGCGGTTGCGTGGTGGCGCTCCCACGGCGGGGGCACTGTGGTTACCGAATCAAGACTCGGCGGCCGCACGCGCGGACGCCGATCGTGAGGCGCTCGAGGGCCACTTGCAGCGTGCTCTTCACCTGGCAGAGGAGGTGGAGAACTCCGACCGCATTGCGAATTTATATGCGTACCAATCAGACAACCTGGCTCGCATCGGGCATGCACTCGTGGGTTTGAACCGGCTGAATGAGGCATCCGTGGTCCACCACCGCGCGTTGCGGGTCGCCAAGGAAAACCACAATCCCTATGCCCTGGCCATGGCGCATCTCAACTTGTCCACGGTGTTGCTTTTGGAGGAGGAGTTCGTCACCTCACGGCAGCACGCGGCCACGGCGGTGGGGATGTTCCACGAACTCGACGAACCGGCTGGAGAGGCGCGCGCATCGGTTGCGCTGGGCGATGTGCTACGCGCGACGCGGCTCCTGGAAGAGTCGGAGGCGCAGCACAAGCACGCCTTGGACATCGCGGAAGATCTGTCGGATGTGCGGATCGAGGTAGAAGCCATGATCGGGCTCGCCCTGACCTACCGCTATCTGAACGACCCGAAACGCGCGTTGGCACATGGCGCCGAATCCACACAACGTGCGTCGCAAGCCGGACTGCGGGTGTTGGAGGGGCGTGCGCTGGGCGTGCACGCGGTCAATCACCTCTTCGCAGGCAGTCCCCGCCGCTCGCGTGCGCTCATCCGCGCCGCGGTGGAAATACATGACGACACCGGGCAAGAGCTCGAAAGACAGTGCGCACTGCGGTGGATGTCGATCGCCGAGTCGGGGGCGCACGGGCAGTAA
- a CDS encoding ABC transporter substrate-binding protein translates to MTAAVAVLWVGLSACAPVEDRVSEGPPRYGGSLTIGIGAAIDCFDPQVSPSDETPAIMRNVYDSLVRAEPDGSFTPWLASSWSISPDGTTYTFRLRSGVRFHDGTPFDAQAVKQNFDRIVASQTASQYARTLIGPYRFTDVIGPDVAVVHLTEPYSPFLQAVSTANLGFHSPASFAGRDSLCAGGPQQVGTGPFVFAGRATAEGFRLARNPAYDWAPAGKRRGPAYLDSVEYRVLPESSVRLGSLISTDVDVIDQVATTDIDTLETIRGVAVHRAEPTGVPYTYFFNTTRAPFTDVRARTAVEQAVDLNTLTNSVFQGKYRPAQSPLNAATARGANGLRTRSYDPDGAGRILDQLGYAGRDGEGYRTKNGDRLSLSLIYDPTYQRPERVVFDTALQDALRKLGVHLELIAIGNGSYIQVRNAGEYDLVGFGWSGDDPDILRTIYGSGQQFTDGGANGARVRDPALDALLRDGLRTIDPVERAQIYARAQDRISEAAYGMPAYAVPVVTAYRTRVRGLGYWSDSVLPVLYDTWIQS, encoded by the coding sequence GTGACTGCAGCAGTCGCGGTGCTGTGGGTGGGTTTGTCGGCATGTGCGCCAGTGGAAGACCGGGTATCCGAAGGCCCGCCGCGTTACGGGGGCAGTCTCACGATCGGCATCGGAGCGGCGATTGATTGCTTTGACCCGCAGGTAAGCCCCTCCGATGAGACGCCCGCGATCATGCGCAACGTATACGACTCGCTGGTCAGGGCCGAGCCGGATGGCTCGTTCACACCCTGGTTGGCGTCATCGTGGTCGATTTCGCCGGACGGGACGACATACACATTCCGGCTTCGGTCCGGTGTCCGGTTCCACGACGGGACTCCGTTCGACGCGCAGGCGGTCAAACAGAACTTCGACAGGATCGTCGCGTCGCAGACGGCATCACAGTATGCGCGCACCCTGATTGGCCCGTACCGCTTCACCGACGTGATCGGTCCGGACGTGGCGGTGGTACATCTCACCGAGCCGTATAGCCCCTTTTTGCAGGCGGTTTCGACGGCCAACCTGGGATTTCACTCACCTGCTTCTTTCGCGGGACGGGACAGTTTGTGCGCGGGTGGACCGCAACAGGTCGGGACAGGGCCGTTTGTCTTCGCGGGAAGGGCTACCGCCGAGGGCTTTCGGCTGGCACGCAATCCCGCGTACGACTGGGCGCCGGCAGGGAAGCGCCGCGGGCCCGCCTATCTGGATTCGGTGGAGTACCGGGTACTTCCTGAAAGTTCGGTTCGACTGGGGTCTTTGATAAGTACCGACGTCGACGTCATTGACCAGGTGGCGACGACCGATATCGACACCCTGGAGACCATTCGCGGGGTGGCAGTGCACCGAGCGGAACCCACCGGGGTTCCATACACATACTTCTTCAACACCACGCGTGCGCCGTTCACCGATGTCCGGGCACGCACGGCCGTTGAGCAAGCTGTCGACCTGAACACCCTGACTAACAGTGTCTTTCAGGGCAAGTATCGGCCCGCGCAGTCGCCTCTCAACGCGGCCACGGCGCGCGGCGCGAATGGTCTGCGCACGCGTTCCTACGACCCGGACGGTGCCGGGCGGATTCTCGACCAGCTGGGCTATGCCGGGCGTGACGGTGAGGGCTACCGCACCAAGAACGGTGATCGGTTGAGCCTTTCACTCATCTACGACCCCACCTATCAACGACCGGAGCGGGTTGTTTTCGATACCGCGCTGCAAGATGCGCTCCGGAAGCTGGGCGTGCACCTGGAATTGATCGCGATTGGTAACGGCAGCTATATCCAGGTGCGTAATGCCGGCGAGTACGACCTTGTCGGATTCGGTTGGAGCGGTGACGATCCGGATATTCTGCGTACCATCTACGGATCCGGTCAGCAGTTCACGGACGGTGGCGCCAACGGTGCACGGGTGCGGGATCCCGCACTCGACGCGCTTCTGCGCGACGGGCTGCGCACCATCGATCCGGTCGAGCGCGCGCAGATCTATGCGCGTGCCCAGGACAGGATCAGCGAAGCGGCATATGGAATGCCGGCTTACGCAGTGCCCGTCGTGACCGCATACCGCACGCGTGTGCGAGGACTGGGCTACTGGTCCGACAGCGTCTTGCCGGTCCTGTACGACACATGGATACAGAGCTGA